A DNA window from Bradyrhizobium sp. CCBAU 53421 contains the following coding sequences:
- a CDS encoding ABC transporter ATP-binding protein/permease: MSVAEQLETPRGAPEPPRDALLDEEAFIESQITEPAKSRARLRPLLALAPYVARYKGRAILALISLTIAAITTLVVPVAVRRMIDMGFTPEGIAMINSYFSVMIAVVAVLACASASRYYLVMTIGERIVADLRRDVFAHLISLSPSFFDSARSGELVSRLTADTTQIKSAVGASVSIALRNLMLFFGAAAMMVITSPRLSGFVLLAIPIIVIPLVAFGRWVRRLSRTAQDTLADASAYASELVNAIRTVQAYTGERLARTRFASEVEQAYEAARSSTKARAVLTLIVIFIVFASVVVILWVGSHDVLIGAISPGRLGQFILYTAFAASGLGQLSEVWGEVSAASGAAERLFEILRVRPQIAAPASPRALPQPARGDVGFEDVSFAYPTRPNALAVEGVSLAVRSGEKVAIVGPSGAGKSTLFHLLLRFYDPKSGTISLDGVPIRQADPAEVRARIALVPQDSVVFAASARENIRFGRPDASDDEVERAADLAHATEFLRRLPGGFDAQLGERGVTLSGGQRQRIAIARAILRDAPLLLLDEATSALDAESETLVQTALEELMRRRTTLVIAHRLATVLSCDRILVMDQGKILEQGTHAELVAANGLYARLARLQFEGI; encoded by the coding sequence ATGAGCGTAGCCGAACAGCTTGAGACCCCTCGCGGCGCCCCAGAGCCGCCGCGTGACGCGTTGCTCGATGAGGAAGCCTTCATCGAGAGCCAGATCACGGAGCCGGCGAAGAGCCGTGCCCGCCTGCGCCCCCTGCTTGCGCTCGCGCCGTATGTGGCGCGCTACAAGGGACGGGCAATCCTCGCGCTGATCTCGCTGACGATCGCCGCGATCACGACGCTGGTCGTGCCGGTCGCGGTGCGGCGGATGATCGACATGGGCTTCACGCCCGAAGGCATCGCGATGATCAACAGCTATTTCAGCGTGATGATCGCGGTCGTCGCAGTGCTCGCCTGTGCCAGCGCCTCGCGCTACTACCTCGTGATGACGATCGGCGAACGCATCGTCGCCGATCTCAGGCGCGACGTGTTCGCGCATCTGATTTCGCTGTCGCCCTCGTTCTTCGATTCTGCACGGTCGGGCGAATTGGTGTCGCGGCTCACCGCCGACACCACGCAGATCAAGTCCGCGGTCGGCGCCTCGGTGTCGATTGCGCTGCGCAATCTGATGCTGTTCTTCGGCGCCGCCGCGATGATGGTGATCACGAGCCCGCGGCTTTCCGGCTTCGTGCTGCTCGCGATTCCGATCATCGTGATTCCGCTGGTGGCGTTCGGTCGCTGGGTGCGGCGGCTGTCGCGCACCGCCCAGGACACGCTGGCCGATGCCAGCGCCTACGCCTCGGAGCTGGTCAATGCGATCCGCACCGTGCAGGCCTATACCGGCGAGCGGCTCGCCCGGACGCGCTTTGCCAGCGAGGTCGAGCAGGCCTATGAGGCCGCGCGCAGCTCGACCAAGGCGCGCGCGGTGCTGACGCTGATCGTGATCTTCATCGTGTTTGCCAGCGTCGTCGTGATCCTCTGGGTCGGCTCGCACGACGTGCTGATCGGCGCCATCAGCCCCGGTCGGCTCGGCCAGTTCATTCTCTATACGGCCTTCGCCGCCAGCGGCCTCGGCCAGCTCAGCGAGGTCTGGGGCGAGGTCTCGGCCGCCTCGGGCGCCGCCGAACGGCTGTTCGAGATTTTGCGCGTCAGGCCGCAGATCGCAGCGCCCGCCTCGCCCCGCGCGCTGCCGCAGCCGGCGCGCGGCGACGTCGGCTTCGAGGATGTCAGCTTCGCCTATCCGACCCGGCCCAACGCGCTCGCGGTCGAGGGCGTGTCGCTTGCGGTCCGCTCGGGCGAGAAGGTCGCGATCGTCGGTCCCTCCGGCGCCGGCAAGAGCACGCTGTTCCATTTGCTGCTGCGCTTCTACGATCCGAAATCCGGCACCATCTCGCTCGACGGTGTGCCGATCCGGCAGGCCGATCCGGCCGAGGTGCGCGCCCGGATCGCGTTGGTGCCGCAGGATTCCGTGGTGTTCGCCGCCAGCGCCCGCGAGAACATCCGCTTCGGCCGGCCCGATGCGTCAGACGACGAGGTTGAGCGCGCCGCCGATCTGGCGCATGCCACCGAATTCCTGCGCCGGCTGCCCGGCGGCTTCGACGCCCAGCTCGGCGAGCGCGGCGTGACGCTGTCCGGCGGCCAGCGCCAGCGCATCGCGATCGCCCGCGCGATCCTGCGCGATGCGCCGCTGCTGCTGCTGGATGAAGCGACCTCGGCGCTCGACGCCGAGAGCGAGACCTTGGTGCAGACCGCGCTGGAGGAATTGATGCGCCGTCGCACCACGCTTGTCATCGCGCATCGGCTGGCGACCGTACTGTCCTGCGACCGTATCCTTGTCATGGACCAGGGCAAAATCCTCGAGCAGGGCACCCATGCCGAGCTGGTCGCCGCCAATGGCCTCTATGCACGGCTGGCGCGGCTGCAGTTCGAGGGGATTTGA
- a CDS encoding LysE family translocator, with the protein MELYLAFAITTATFALIPGPAMLYAAARTLAGGRRAGLMASLGLHLGGYAHVIAAAAGLALLFHAVPPLFMAMKLAGAAYLVWLGLSLFRDRDNTERPRLAPLSVERAFAQSIVVEVLNPKTAIFFLAFLPQFVDASASVPVWAQLFLLGTTVNLTFSAVDIVCVFFASAVMAKLQRSRRSQRIMQRIGGSILVALGARLAFGDR; encoded by the coding sequence ATGGAACTGTACCTCGCCTTCGCCATCACGACCGCGACCTTCGCGCTGATCCCAGGTCCCGCCATGCTGTACGCTGCGGCCCGCACGCTCGCGGGCGGCCGGCGTGCGGGGCTGATGGCCTCGCTCGGCCTGCATCTCGGCGGCTATGCCCATGTCATCGCCGCAGCCGCCGGCCTCGCGCTGCTGTTTCATGCGGTGCCGCCGCTGTTCATGGCGATGAAGCTGGCCGGCGCGGCCTATCTGGTCTGGCTCGGCCTGTCGCTGTTCCGCGATCGCGACAACACCGAGCGCCCCAGGCTTGCGCCGCTCTCCGTGGAGCGCGCCTTCGCGCAAAGCATCGTCGTCGAGGTGCTCAATCCGAAGACCGCGATTTTCTTCCTGGCGTTCCTGCCGCAGTTCGTCGACGCGTCGGCCAGCGTGCCGGTCTGGGCCCAGCTGTTCCTGCTCGGCACGACCGTCAACCTGACGTTTTCGGCGGTCGATATCGTCTGCGTGTTTTTCGCCAGCGCCGTGATGGCGAAGCTGCAGCGCTCCCGGAGGTCGCAACGGATCATGCAGCGGATCGGCGGCAGCATCCTGGTCGCGCTCGGCGCACGGCTCGCTTTCGGGGATCGGTAG
- a CDS encoding FMN-binding negative transcriptional regulator, translated as MYLPPHFKIDELGPIHAAMRASKLVTLVTATADGLIGTPLPLILSENEGDYGTLYGHVARPNPQWKLPAVGEAMAIFMGPDAYVTPSWYVTKAEHGKVVPTWNYLAVHAYGSAEFFEDADRLLDIVTRLTQLHESSRKGEWQVSDAPDDFIKAQLRGIVGFRMPITRIDAKKKMSQNRKLEDRAGVIAGLEASDNPTDREVAAMIPAN; from the coding sequence ATGTACTTGCCGCCGCATTTCAAGATCGATGAGCTCGGCCCGATCCACGCCGCGATGCGGGCCTCGAAGCTCGTGACACTGGTCACCGCGACCGCGGACGGGCTGATCGGCACGCCGCTGCCGCTGATCCTCAGCGAGAACGAGGGCGATTACGGCACGCTGTACGGTCACGTCGCGCGGCCCAATCCGCAGTGGAAGTTGCCCGCCGTGGGCGAGGCGATGGCGATCTTCATGGGCCCCGACGCCTACGTGACGCCGTCCTGGTATGTGACCAAGGCCGAGCACGGCAAGGTGGTGCCGACCTGGAATTACCTCGCCGTGCACGCCTATGGCTCGGCCGAGTTCTTCGAGGATGCCGACCGCCTGCTCGACATCGTGACCCGGCTGACCCAGTTGCACGAGAGTTCGCGCAAGGGGGAATGGCAGGTCAGCGATGCGCCCGATGATTTCATCAAGGCGCAGCTGCGCGGCATCGTCGGCTTCCGGATGCCGATCACCCGGATCGACGCCAAGAAGAAGATGAGCCAGAACCGCAAGCTCGAGGATCGCGCCGGGGTGATCGCGGGGCTTGAGGCCAGCGACAATCCGACTGATCGCGAGGTCGCGGCGATGATCCCGGCGAATTAG
- a CDS encoding helix-turn-helix transcriptional regulator yields MREDIASVTEFSHVVGAIYDCAIDPRQWPNAIREVCQATNCAAGIIGAHDLNTLSSLIREHWNYEPEWLEKIQICATELAGLWDGVADLHERPIDEPLTALRDIPQQFVQSRYYREWAEPLGFIDTIQMTPLRQPTRIGAFGVWRHKSLGRITERDLAIMRLLAPHIRRAVTISDVLNMQAIEAETLRASLDLFQAGIVLLDGETKIVHANRAAETMLKSGSPISSHRGELRTASPQTSAALRTAVATAASNEAAVGKLGIGLPAPQSDGSPALIHVLPLAGGNRGKRIALRASAALFVTSEMRTAIPAESLASLFGLTSAETRVLGSLLAGRTPAETARTMGTAMATVRTHIAKVFEKTGTSRQSELMRLAAQFLPPVLHSSEGGLPAPKTRSTD; encoded by the coding sequence TTGCGAGAAGACATTGCTTCCGTCACCGAATTTTCGCACGTCGTCGGCGCCATTTACGATTGCGCAATCGATCCGAGACAATGGCCAAACGCCATTCGCGAGGTATGCCAGGCAACCAATTGTGCGGCCGGGATCATTGGGGCCCATGATCTCAACACGCTCTCCTCGCTGATTCGCGAACATTGGAACTACGAGCCTGAATGGCTCGAGAAAATTCAAATCTGTGCCACCGAGCTGGCCGGGCTTTGGGACGGCGTCGCCGACCTCCATGAACGGCCGATCGATGAACCACTGACCGCCCTGCGCGATATTCCGCAGCAGTTCGTCCAGTCTCGCTACTACCGCGAATGGGCGGAGCCGCTGGGCTTCATCGATACCATCCAGATGACCCCGTTGCGCCAGCCCACCCGGATCGGTGCCTTCGGGGTGTGGCGTCACAAGAGCCTCGGCCGAATAACGGAGCGCGATCTGGCGATCATGAGACTGCTGGCGCCGCACATCCGGCGCGCAGTGACGATCAGCGATGTGCTCAATATGCAGGCGATCGAAGCCGAAACGCTGCGGGCTTCACTTGATCTCTTCCAGGCAGGAATCGTTCTTCTCGATGGTGAAACAAAAATCGTCCATGCCAATCGTGCGGCTGAGACCATGCTCAAATCCGGATCTCCGATCAGTTCCCATCGGGGCGAGCTGCGAACCGCGTCGCCCCAAACGTCAGCCGCACTTCGGACCGCCGTCGCGACCGCCGCCTCGAATGAGGCTGCGGTCGGCAAGCTCGGAATCGGCCTGCCGGCACCGCAGTCCGATGGCTCGCCCGCTCTGATTCATGTCCTGCCACTTGCAGGGGGCAATCGAGGCAAACGCATCGCGCTACGCGCGAGTGCGGCCTTGTTTGTTACATCGGAAATGCGCACGGCTATCCCCGCCGAGTCCTTGGCCTCACTTTTTGGTTTGACGTCCGCGGAGACGCGCGTCCTCGGCTCCCTGCTCGCCGGCCGAACGCCGGCGGAGACAGCAAGGACCATGGGGACAGCAATGGCCACCGTTCGGACCCATATTGCCAAAGTGTTCGAGAAGACCGGGACCTCGCGCCAATCCGAATTGATGCGCCTCGCGGCTCAGTTCTTGCCGCCGGTCTTGCATTCTTCCGAAGGTGGACTGCCCGCGCCCAAAACCCGATCTACGGACTAG
- a CDS encoding DUF1127 domain-containing protein codes for MSTIHATTGLDRTSRSTRHVASFVLKYWDAFQERRERQRLRASLADLSDRELTDIGIARDQIEYVVSNRTIDPRGL; via the coding sequence ATGAGCACGATACACGCCACAACAGGGTTGGACCGGACATCTCGATCGACCCGGCATGTCGCCAGCTTCGTCTTGAAATACTGGGATGCCTTTCAGGAGCGCCGCGAACGCCAGAGACTGCGCGCTTCCCTGGCCGATTTGAGTGACAGGGAATTGACGGATATCGGCATCGCGCGTGACCAGATCGAATACGTCGTCTCGAACCGCACGATCGACCCGCGCGGCCTGTGA
- the rpmE gene encoding 50S ribosomal protein L31 — protein sequence MKADIHPNYHTIKVVMTDGTEYLTRSTWGKEGDTLNLDIDPKSHPAWTGGTQQLMDRGGRVSRFQKKFSGFLKKD from the coding sequence ATGAAAGCCGATATTCATCCGAATTATCATACGATTAAGGTCGTCATGACCGACGGCACCGAGTACCTGACCCGCTCGACCTGGGGCAAGGAAGGCGACACGCTGAACCTCGACATCGACCCCAAGTCGCACCCGGCCTGGACCGGCGGCACCCAGCAGCTGATGGACCGCGGCGGCCGCGTCTCGCGCTTCCAGAAGAAGTTTTCGGGCTTCCTCAAGAAGGACTAA